CAGCTATTTAGATGCAGTGTTTCTGGAACTGGGTTTTTTTCCTAATATTCTTACACTGTTTCTGGAACTCGAGCTGTTCCTAATATTTGGAGATCTCATATTTGACAAGTCTTTGATTGACCTAGCCCTTGCACCCAAACATGATGACTGATTAGTGAATTTTTAATCCTGTCCAATTTGTTGTTACATGGAACGTATAACATAATTAAGAATGGCTTGTGTGAGGCTAAAGTCATATTTAATGTGGTTTACCTATGAGATGAATTGCAAAGTTTTGCTCTCTATTTATTGAGATATTTATTACTGGCATGTCTTTTTCATTGTGCAAGTTATTACTAAAGCAAACTTTTTTCCTGACATATTGTTTATtggcaaaaacaaaaactgaattAAGTTTTTGCACTACTGTGTgaactttaaatttgaaaagatacttcaatttttttaaaatgaaaatgataccATTTCTTATACatgtatttgaaaaattaagatgttttacaaagcTCTTGGAGAACTGCTTGTATATTTTTGAGGGTATGGTAACCATTTGCCAATCTATATAATCGattgctttcttcttcttcttcttctttaatttttactatttcCTACTTTTTTGGATTCTTACAATTCACTTACTTTCATCTACAGTTAACAAGTAGATCTTGAGAGAAGAGCTGAAAAGTACAAGAGCTGCTAAATTTGGCAGCATGAATGTACAAGGTTTTGTTGATCATTCACAAATGAAGCCATCTGTTGTTCTAACTGGAACAGCAAAGGAAGGTAGTAATGCGCCTCCCGTTGGTCTTGTTGACATTGGCACAAGTGAAGGGGCCTACCTTTTTCGAGTTGCACTTCCTGGAGTTCGAAAGGATCAATGTAagtttccttctttttcatttttcatgcaTAGCTTTTGCCATGCATGTGAAACAAGCAAATCACCATTaatgaaaatcatattttttatgcgTCAGTAAAAGCATTATGAAAACTTACGAGTGCTGctgttgaaaaaaaatacattagagcTACTGCATGGCACAAACtccatttttctcataaaataatgTATAAGATAAAGATGACAAACTAGATGATGCTTGCTCTAGCAGGCAAATTAAAATGCGAAATCCAACGTGATGGTCGGGTTCATATAGAAGGAGTAATAACACGTGCAGGAGTTTTGAAAGACACGTCAACTGTATACCAGATGAAAGTCCAGGAATTATGCCCATCCGGACCATTCACCATTTCTTTTAATCTGCCTGGACCGGTGGACCCCCGATTGTCTTCTCCAACTTTCCGGCCTGATGGCATCCTGGAAGTAGTAGTTTTTAAACAAAGAACACCTGCAACAGATGGCAGGTTCCCACCTCCGTGACCTTTATACAAAGAGCTGCATTCTTTTTGCTCTGGGAGGACTGCATAGCACTTAGGTATGGTTTACTTCCGTATTGAGTATTGAAAATTGAAGAAACCATGGGTATCGACATCCACTCTTGTTTTAAGTGGGCGTTCAATTAAAAGCTAATTGAATGACTGGTCAGTGGTATCTGTTATGCATTATTGCTCCAACAATTGTGCTCAAAACGTCATGGATTTGGCTTGTGGTTGTGATGTCAAAGATGATAATTAAGTTCAGATACAGTATAATTTATGATCACTTGTTAGCAGTTTTGGCTTCGATTGGAAgccaaattcatctcaacttcaactcatcattacaactttttcaaattttaacacaaaatataataaacaatttaactttttcaaattctaaaataataataatattaaaaaataatattttaacaatattttatcatctcaattcaacttaattcaactcagttcaacatccaaacgcaatcttATTAGACTCATTAAAAGTAGTCATTGCACTAAATCATTGTCTTGTAGGAAATTGAAAGTCCAGGTGCTCAATTACTTTTATTAACACACTTTAGGAAGTTTAGTCAATCTTTGGTTGGAAATTCAGCAGTTCAAGGCTTCACAAATTCAAAGTCTGTTAAAGACAACATAAGATTCCTCTAACTCAACGTGATTTGGAAATTTTAGGAAGCACCAAATAAGTTTCCCATTACTCAGTTGGCTCAATTGAAGACATGGGTTTCtcttaagtttatttttcagttttatacTTTACATGGGAAAGTCGTAGTTTAATTCAACAAAGTCGGCACAATAAGGATCACATTTTTTCTTCAgagaaaggggaaagaaaaaggaagaaaaaaaggagagaaaaatacAATAGTCGAGCTTACAGTGAGTTTCTAGGGAGTTTGTAGAAGTAATCGAACAAATTTAACACTTAACTAGCAGGGAAACATTTTCATTGCCTAGTGTTAAAACTCGAGTCCAAAAGACGTCTCATTGGGTCTGTTGGTACAGGGAGGGTGGTCTCCACTCGTTCTACCTATAAAATTGACAGCTCCGCATTCCACGTGGATTGCATCATCCTATGTAAGGGTGTGCAACCggactggttttttttttcagtcccTTCCGGAACCCGGAAATTCAAGTGCATCCGAGCGGTTGTCTGCCTATATCACACCCGGGCAGGTGAGAAGAATCTGGATCCAGTTATGGATCTGGttctatcaaattttaaaacaaaactgataTGGTCCATCTCTTAGAAAACGACGCCGTTAGCCCTCAGAAgtctttatgtttattttatttattttttattattatttttcctaatcGAGCCCTCATTCTCTAACTCTCAGAAGTCTTCACTGAAGATTGAATCACTCTCGTCACCCGACTACACTCTCAAATCCTCCACCTCAGAAGTCTCAAGTCTCTCGAATCACTATCGTTGCTCGACACCGTCTCACCCTGTCTCTTGAATCCTTGATCATTTTGTTGCCACCGGTGAGAGTTTCCCTatcactctctccctctctgtctctctcaaatGTCGCTACTATCAGAatgatcatctctctctctctactctgtCTTGGTCTTTGGATTTTGTTTGTAAACAATGGGTGTTTAGAGATTTTGTGTTAGAGTTTGGTTGtgatttttgggtgttttaggatttttgtggtTCTGATTGTTGATTGTTCATTTTTTAAGATTGGGAACTGGAATATGTTCAAAAGAAGGAAATTGAAGAGGTGGGAATGACTTTCTACTCTGAAATTACTTTTTACCTTGCAAGTTAGGATCAGAGCTTTAGTGGTAATAGACATTCAGTGGTAATAGCATGCATCGATGTTGCATAGAATTGAGTTTGATTGCTTCTAAGTATATAAAACATGTAGATGTTCTTGAATTGAGTGGTCATCAATAACAAACATGACTTAGAATAGAGCTAGttgtgatgaaaaaaaaaaaaaaaaaaaacctcaaaaaatcctaaaaaaccATACCAACATATGTATCCTTTTTGTGAaggagagatatatatatatatatatatatatatatattttccacttGTGGTCGccataaattaatgaataagGAACTATTTTCCTCTTTATGCCTGCCaaacccaccccccccccccccccccaccccccccccccccccccccccccccccccgtcTCCTTCCTTCGGCTTCTCTCTTTCTATTGTTCTTCCGGGTTTGGCTTTTGCTTTTGAGCTATTCAATTCCTATGTTCTTTTGATATGTGAACTAGCAATCATTTCATAGTGATATATTGAAACAAATATTATGGTattcagacagagagagaaaaaaaaaacaaaggaccACTTTGAATATAACtttagtttttctatttttttattattgttggtgTTTGAAGATGCTGAAGCATATACATTATATTAGTGCTGTAACATATACTTATTCTGAAGCATATACATTATTGTTGGTGGATCTGCTCATATTTCATCTTGTGctggaaatgttttttttatttgttgagcCATGATAAACTCATCTCGTGCTTGAAATGAtgaatgaattttatatttttttagttgtcATTGGTTGACTATGTTagttattgattttatttttattatatttcttatgTTTAAAACAGATGGAATGTAGTTTTAGTGGTAATGTTGGTGGTTCTGGTTAAGCTTATATTTAATTAGATATGGAGGAAGACACTAGTCCTTTAGTGTCTTCTTTCATGAATACCCCAAACCCCATGCCCTCACCATCTTTCCCCCCAAAGTCAAAAAGAGCCAAGAAGACTACCAACCAATCTCATGTATGAGATCATTTGACAAGGGTTGAACATGTTGATTTCATTGCACCTAAAGCTCAATGCAATTATTGCTTCAAGATTTATGGatgttattataaaaatagtacttCATCAGTGTCACACCACCTAGGATATGCTTGTCCGAACTCTCCcattagagagaataaaaatcTTGGGAATGATAAATCACCATCATGCACTAGAGTTAGGATAAATGGTAAAAGATCTAATCCTTAAGTGTTAGGACAATATGATCGTGAAAAACTAAAGGTGATGATTTCCAATTTGTTTATCCAGTGTGAATTTCCATTAAAGGTTATAGAAACTTTTGAGTTATTTAGAGCCAAGATACACATTGTCATCCCGAACCACCTTCCCAAAATAGTGTATTGGTTTATACAAGGAGGAGAAGTAAATGTTGAAGGCTTTGTTGAGCAATCAAAGAGTTTGTTTGACCACCGATATATGAATATCGGTGcaaaataagaattatatttGTGTCATGTGCCATTATATTGATCAAAGTTGggtattatacaataaaatcataatgttTTTCAAGATTCCTAATCATAGGGATGAAACCATTGTTTTGATGTTCGAGTCTTGTTTAGCGGATCGGGAGATTAATCGCCTTTGTACTATTGCTGTGGATAATGCTTCCTCTAATGATGTCACAATTGATTATGTGAGGATGAACATAAGAGATAAAACATTCACAATTTTGGGATGCGAGTTTATACATGTGCGATGTTCTGCACATATTTTAAAGCTCATTGTATGtgatggtttaaaaattatatatgatgttGTAAATAAGATTAGAGAAGCAATAAGATCTGTGAGGTCATCACCGACAAAGCttgatatgtttaaaacatgtgCAAATGAGCTGAATATTGTGTGAAAAAATTGTGTCTAgatgttcctactagatggaactcaacataccTAATACTTAGTGTTGCTGAAAAATACGAAAGAGCTTTTGTGCTAATGGGAGTGAAGGAGTCACAATTTTTGGCGCCTCCGTTTGAAGTTGGCAAATGGcttgaatttttattaagtttctaaaagttttttatgatgccactttgAAAATCTCCCGCTCATTGTATATGACCTCtgatataattatttcaacaaatTTGTACAATTAAGAATACTTTGAACAACATAGGTCAAAGTGAGGATGGTATGTTGATGAAGATGACGTCTACTATGAAACTtaagtttgataaatattgggggaacaTAGATAGGATGAACATGATTGTTTATGTAGCTTTTGTTCTTAATCGTTGATATAAGATTACAGCCTTGTTATATTGGTTAAAAAGGTGCAAAGGGGATGAATGCGGAGATAGAATTGAGGCCAACGTAAGATTTCTCACGAATTGTTTGATTGGGCAATACCACAAGTTTAATGGGCTAGGTAGTGGAAGATCAAATATGGCCCATAGAGGTTCCTCAAGTATTATTGGTGATGACCCGAATTGTAAAGATTTTGATACAGCTCTAGAGCAATATCTTGCAAAGCAAAAAAGTTCGGTACTTAGCTCGAACATGGATAGG
This genomic interval from Juglans microcarpa x Juglans regia isolate MS1-56 chromosome 4D, Jm3101_v1.0, whole genome shotgun sequence contains the following:
- the LOC121260032 gene encoding increased DNA methylation 3-like isoform X1, whose protein sequence is MNVQGFVDHSQMKPSVVLTGTAKEGSNAPPVGLVDIGTSEGAYLFRVALPGVRKDQSGKLKCEIQRDGRVHIEGVITRAGVLKDTSTVYQMKVQELCPSGPFTISFNLPGPVDPRLSSPTFRPDGILEVVVFKQRTPATDGRFPPP
- the LOC121260032 gene encoding increased DNA methylation 3-like isoform X2, with translation MNVQGFVDHSQMKPSVVLTGTAKEGSNAPPVGLVDIGTSEGAYLFRVALPGVRKDQCKLKCEIQRDGRVHIEGVITRAGVLKDTSTVYQMKVQELCPSGPFTISFNLPGPVDPRLSSPTFRPDGILEVVVFKQRTPATDGRFPPP